The Desulfatibacillum aliphaticivorans DSM 15576 DNA segment GTTGATCCAGCAAATCCCCTATCCGTTGGTAGACCTTGCCCACCAAATCGAAATCAACTTCTTGTTCCATATTTTTAGCAAACCTCCAGCTATGGGTCAACTAGGCTTATAGTAGGACTTCGCCTAAAAATCCAAATATGAGAAATAATTCCTTCCCGTATCTGGGGCCAATGTTACAATTACTGATTCGGATTCCACCTTTTGCGAGATTTCAACAGCAGCAAGTATATTGGCAGCAGAAGAAATTCCTACACAAAGGCCTTTGTACTTGAGTAAGTACTTCAAGTAGTTGATAGACTTATGTGATTCAACACTGTGCAATCCATCAATGATTTCTAAGTCTAAAATTTTTGGAACCAAACCAACTGATATGCCTTCGATGCAATGATTTACTGTAGTTCCGGTTAGAATGTTGCATCCTAAAGGTTGAACTCCAACAACCTTAGCAGAACTCCACCTTTCCTTTATTCGTTTACCTATACCAGAAATTGACCCACCACTCCCTACACCTGTTAAAAAGTAATCGATTTTTGGCAAATTATCAGCTATTTCTTTTCCGGTATTTAGATAATGCGCTAACATGTTTGATTCATTCTCAAATTGGTTGAGGTATATCCAGCTTGGATTCTTTTTTACTAACTCCTTCGTTTTTAAAATATGTGAGTTGCTACCTTTAGTGCTGTCCGAAAGAAATACATTTGCTCCTAATATCCTCAGTAATTTTATCTTTTCTGAACTGAAATTGTCGGGAATTACTAAAACTATTCTATATCCTTTCATTCCCCCTATTAAAGCCAATCCTGCCCCAGTATTCCCGCCTGTAGGTTCAATTAGCGTTACCTCGGTCCGTTTATCAATTATGCCATTCAGTTCAGCATCCTCAATCATTTGATAAGCTACTCTTGTTTTCATGTTACCAAGAACATTTTGATTTTCCAGCTTGATAAATATACGACATTCATTGCCAATACTCGGATCAATAAATTCCAATAAGGGCGTTCGTGATAAAATTTTTTTAAAGCTATTAATGTATGGATTATTTTCTATATCAGTCATTAAGAGCTTCCTCTTCAGAAATCGAAATATACAATCTATCAATACTCTTCCCTTGGCTTCTACGTCTTAATTGAACGGGGCCGATTTCATCGGTATTCTTCACATGGAGTCCCCCGCAAGGTATTGAAATATCATGACATTTCCAGTAAATAGCTTCTGGTTCATCGTGGAGAGGTTGAGCCCATATATCATATTTCTTTTTAATAAAAGAATTGGACAATGATTCTATCTCAGCAACATGATCACTTGTAATTTTGCACTTAAAATCGAACCTTGCAGATTTTTGATCAATTTTACATCCTTTAACATGAGGGTTCTGTAGTATATCCATTGCATAGAAGTATGCAACATGTGCAGCCGAATGATATCTCATTATCCTGTATCTTTTTTCCCAATCAATTCGAATTTTGACTTTGGAGCCTGGCTCAAGTTCACATTCATTTGGGAAATTCTCACAAATATGAAGAACATCCGAGTTAATTTGGATGACTGGAAAATCTGGGTGGAATAGCGACTTTGTGGAGGCGGTAATTTTTTTTTGTGTATCACAAACTTTAATGTTTGAAATTGTACCAGAATCCCCAATTTGGCCCCCGCCTTCAGGATAAAATATAGTGCGGTCTAGAACTATTCCATTGTTGTCTATTGAAATAATATTGGCTTCTATCTCCCTCAGATATGGATCATCATAGTACGTTTTTTCTGTCATAATAATATCCTCCTCCCAAAATTTTATCATTTGTTTGTACAGTTACCTTAAAATATATAATTTTGCAAGTATGAATATGTCTGTTTTTAAACCGATGCAAAGAAAATAAAAAATGTTTGCTTTTAAAATATCATCAATTTTTCGTTTTGGTACACCATATTGGTTTTTTCCCTCCGAGTAATCTCCGTTATGAATGTCGCGGCTCAGGCCCTGGTGAAGGACGAATACTCCAAGGTCGGGCTGCTGGGCACGGCTTTCACCATGGAGCAGGATTTTTATAGGGGGCGTCTATCCCGGGATTTCGGGCTGGAGGTGGTCATTCCCAACAAGGAGGATCGGGAACTGGTGAATGACGTCATTTTTCAGGAGCTTTGCCTGGGCCAGGTATTGAGTCAGTCCCGCGAGGAATACGCCAGGATCGCGGCGGACATGGCCGCCCAGGGCGCCCAGGCCATCATCCTGGGATGTACGGAAATCGGCATGCTTCTGGATCAAAAGGACGCTCCGGTTCCCCTGTACGACACCACCGTCATCCACGCCGCCCAGGCCGTTTCTTATGCCCTGAAAGGGTAATATCTCAACTTTGGGGGTATTATTTTTCTTGAAAATAGGAAGCCCTATAAAGAAGAAAACCTTAAGAGCCTTCCATTTCCAGAAAGCCTTTCAGGGCGGCGTCCCTGGCCGGGTGGGGCTGAAAAACAATTCCGTAGTGGTTGACGCCTTCCACTTCAAACATCGCGGCGTCGGGTATCTGCCGGGTCATCCTATCCGCCACGTCTTCCGGCAGCAGCAAGTCCTTGTCGCTCAGCAGCCCTTCCGTGGCCCGTAGAATCAACACCGGGCACTGCACCTTGCCGTAATAGTCGGCGCATTGCAGCAATCGCACATTGGCGGCTTCCTCGGCGATATGGGCTGCATCGATATTGGTGCGTACGCCTCCATCCGCCGCTTCCAGTTCGTGACGGCAGTAGGTTTCGATGGCTTCGCTCCATGGGTGCAGGTAGGGAGCGGCTTTCATCTTCTCCATGTAAGCCTCTTCCGAGTCGAAAATCTGCCCCAGGCGATCCAGAGCCGGCTTGATCCCCTTGAAAACCTCCTCGAATTGCTCGGGGGAAAGGTCTCCGCCGCCGTCCACCAGCACCAGGCGATCGGTGTACTCAGGATATTCGGCGGCAAAGGCCAGGCCGATAAAGGCCCCCAGGGAATGTCCCATGATGACGGCTTTCTCAAAGCCCAGGTCGTCCAAAAGGCATTTGATATCCTTCGTGTGATAGTCCATGGAGTAACCATGGTCGGGCTTGTCCGAGTATCCCCTGCCTCGCAAATCCATGGCCATGACCTGACGCGCGGGCGCCAGCAGGCCGGCGAAAACATCCCAGCAACGGCAATTGGCC contains these protein-coding regions:
- a CDS encoding aspartate/glutamate racemase family protein; this encodes MVFSLRVISVMNVAAQALVKDEYSKVGLLGTAFTMEQDFYRGRLSRDFGLEVVIPNKEDRELVNDVIFQELCLGQVLSQSREEYARIAADMAAQGAQAIILGCTEIGMLLDQKDAPVPLYDTTVIHAAQAVSYALKG
- a CDS encoding cysteine synthase family protein is translated as MTDIENNPYINSFKKILSRTPLLEFIDPSIGNECRIFIKLENQNVLGNMKTRVAYQMIEDAELNGIIDKRTEVTLIEPTGGNTGAGLALIGGMKGYRIVLVIPDNFSSEKIKLLRILGANVFLSDSTKGSNSHILKTKELVKKNPSWIYLNQFENESNMLAHYLNTGKEIADNLPKIDYFLTGVGSGGSISGIGKRIKERWSSAKVVGVQPLGCNILTGTTVNHCIEGISVGLVPKILDLEIIDGLHSVESHKSINYLKYLLKYKGLCVGISSAANILAAVEISQKVESESVIVTLAPDTGRNYFSYLDF
- a CDS encoding alpha/beta fold hydrolase, encoding MPEPVMKKVKGDGVNINLAVWEGGGKPILCIHGITANCRCWDVFAGLLAPARQVMAMDLRGRGYSDKPDHGYSMDYHTKDIKCLLDDLGFEKAVIMGHSLGAFIGLAFAAEYPEYTDRLVLVDGGGDLSPEQFEEVFKGIKPALDRLGQIFDSEEAYMEKMKAAPYLHPWSEAIETYCRHELEAADGGVRTNIDAAHIAEEAANVRLLQCADYYGKVQCPVLILRATEGLLSDKDLLLPEDVADRMTRQIPDAAMFEVEGVNHYGIVFQPHPARDAALKGFLEMEGS
- a CDS encoding alanine--tRNA ligase-related protein gives rise to the protein MTEKTYYDDPYLREIEANIISIDNNGIVLDRTIFYPEGGGQIGDSGTISNIKVCDTQKKITASTKSLFHPDFPVIQINSDVLHICENFPNECELEPGSKVKIRIDWEKRYRIMRYHSAAHVAYFYAMDILQNPHVKGCKIDQKSARFDFKCKITSDHVAEIESLSNSFIKKKYDIWAQPLHDEPEAIYWKCHDISIPCGGLHVKNTDEIGPVQLRRRSQGKSIDRLYISISEEEALND